The sequence ACGGAGAGACATTACCCGGGGTATCCGTTCTGGTAAAGGGAACCACCAGAGGCACTACTACCAGTATTAACGGGACCTATTCTATCCAGGCAACGGAAGATGCCGTATTGGTTTTCTCTTTCGTTGGAATGAACAGCCAGGAAGTCCCTGTAGGAATTAATCGTGTGATCAATGTTTCCATGGAAATGGCTTCAACATCAATTGATGAAGTAGTAGTCACCGCTCTTGGGATGACCTCGGAAAGGAAAGCACTAGGCTATGCAGCCCAGGACATCAAAAATGAGGCATTGACCCAGGCCAGCAACACCAATCTGATGACTTCGTTACAGGGAAAAGTATCGGGTGTGGATATCAAGCCGTCGAGCGGTATGCCTGGAGCTTCTTCTCAAGTGGTTATCCGTGGCGCAAGGTCTTTCACCGGCAATAACAATCCGCTATATGTAATAGACGGTATGCCGGTATCATCCGGTTCGGATTTTCAATCCGGTTTCGGAGCTGCCTTAGGTTATGCCGGGGACGGAGTAACCGGAACCGATATCTCCAATCGTGCCATAGATATCGATCCGAACGAAATCGAAAGTATCAATATACTGAAAGGACAGGCTGCCTCTGCGTTATATGGTATACGTGCTTCAAACGGCGTTGTGATCATCACCACTAAAAGTGGCAGGGGTCTGGCCAAAGGGAAACCGGTGGTTTCTGTAAATGTAAGCGCCAGTATGGATCGCATCTCACGCAAACCTGATTTTCAGAATACATGGGCACAGGGTAGTTACGGACTTTTCACTCCTAACACATCCGTATCATGGGGGCCAAGGGTTGAAGACCTGCCGGATGATCCTGGTTACGGGGGTAACACCGTTAATGAATATACGGCTGCTGCTCAGGATGCAGGTATCAATACTACCGGTAAATACTATGTCCCGCAATTGGCGCAGGCTGGTCTGGATCCCTGGGCAACTCCCCAGAAATATGATAATATTGATGACTTTTTTAAACTGGGCTTTACTACCAGTATTTCGGCAAATGTAAGCCAGGCCCTTGATAAAGGGAATTATTCGTTCGGGATCGGAAATACCCATCAGGAAGGGATCATTTCCACTTCGGGAATGGACAGGACATCCCTGAAAGCTGCCGCAGAAACAGATCTTTGGAAAGGTTTCAAAACAGGCTTTACCGCCAATTATATCCATAACAACATAGACAAGCTCCCGACAGCCAATGATGGATTGTTGGGAACTGTGTATCCGGCTCCGATCAATTATAACCTGAAAGGAATACCCTACAGTTCTCCTACCGATCCGTACGAACAAACCAATTATCGCTCGCTGACATTTAATAATCCATACTGGTCACTTGATCATAACCAATTCGATGAAAAAACCGACCGTTTTTTCGGTAATGCATTTTTGGAATATTCCCCACTTATCAACTGGAGCAGTGATAAAAAATTAAAATTCCGTTTTCAATCCGGGGCCGACACATATACTACCCATTTTCAGGACATTTGGGAATACGGTTCCAGGGGAGGTACAGGATCCATCAATAATTATGGAGTCACTTCGGCAACCTTTAATTCATTGTTAACCGCGAATTATGAAATGAAATTCACTCCCGATCTTCATTTTACAGCGATGTTAGGAGGCGAATTCAATCATGAAAACATAAAGATGTATTCGGAGCGTGGTACAGGATTTACCTTCGGTGGGTGGAAACATATCAATAATACCGCCATACAGGTAGCTGACGAATACCAGGAAGAAGCAAGGACTGTCGGATTTTTCGGAAGCCTGACTTTATCTTACAGGAATATGGTGTATTTAAGCGCCACAGGACGTAATGATATTGTATCTTCCATGCCCAGGAATAACCGCTCGTTTTTCTATCCTTCCGTTTCCCTGAGTTTTATCGCATCCGAACTGAACATTATGAAGGCACAGGATATTGTTTCGTTTCTCAAGTTAAGGGCCTCTTATGCGGAAGTCGGACAAGCAGGAAGTTACATGAAAAATTATTATACCACACCTAATTATTCCGGAAGCTGGTGGGATAACCTTCCTATCCAGTATCCCATCGATGGCACGACTTCCTTTATTCCGGCAAATACGTTGTATGATCCCAACCTCAAACCCCAGAACACACGTTCGTATGAAGTGGGTATCGATATCCGTTTCTTAGACAATCTTTTCGGAATCGATTATACCTATTCCCGGCAGAATGTAACTGATCAGATATTTGATATTCCCAGGGCCGGATCAACTGGAATTTATTACATGGCAATGAACGGTGGAAAAATTCATACGAATGCCCATGAGGTCATCCTGAATATCAATCCTATCAGGACTACGGATATTGACTGGAACATCGGTATTAATTTCTCTAAAATAGATAATTACGTAGACAAACTGGCAGATGGTGTCAACAGTATTTTTCTCGGAGGATTCGAGACACCTCAGGTTCGTGCAGGTATCGGGGATAAGTTCCCTGTTATTTGGGGGACTTCTTTTGATAGAGACGAACAAGGAAGAATACTGGTTGATGAAGATCCTACCAGTTGGAGTTATGGAATGCCGATGGCCGGGTCCAATGAAGTGATCGGAAAAGTATCTCCCGATTTTATTTTAGGAGCAAATACCACATTCCGT is a genomic window of Bacteroidales bacterium containing:
- a CDS encoding SusC/RagA family TonB-linked outer membrane protein; this translates as MKKISTIIGILCLGISTVLAQTVSITGTVVSAEDGETLPGVSVLVKGTTRGTTTSINGTYSIQATEDAVLVFSFVGMNSQEVPVGINRVINVSMEMASTSIDEVVVTALGMTSERKALGYAAQDIKNEALTQASNTNLMTSLQGKVSGVDIKPSSGMPGASSQVVIRGARSFTGNNNPLYVIDGMPVSSGSDFQSGFGAALGYAGDGVTGTDISNRAIDIDPNEIESINILKGQAASALYGIRASNGVVIITTKSGRGLAKGKPVVSVNVSASMDRISRKPDFQNTWAQGSYGLFTPNTSVSWGPRVEDLPDDPGYGGNTVNEYTAAAQDAGINTTGKYYVPQLAQAGLDPWATPQKYDNIDDFFKLGFTTSISANVSQALDKGNYSFGIGNTHQEGIISTSGMDRTSLKAAAETDLWKGFKTGFTANYIHNNIDKLPTANDGLLGTVYPAPINYNLKGIPYSSPTDPYEQTNYRSLTFNNPYWSLDHNQFDEKTDRFFGNAFLEYSPLINWSSDKKLKFRFQSGADTYTTHFQDIWEYGSRGGTGSINNYGVTSATFNSLLTANYEMKFTPDLHFTAMLGGEFNHENIKMYSERGTGFTFGGWKHINNTAIQVADEYQEEARTVGFFGSLTLSYRNMVYLSATGRNDIVSSMPRNNRSFFYPSVSLSFIASELNIMKAQDIVSFLKLRASYAEVGQAGSYMKNYYTTPNYSGSWWDNLPIQYPIDGTTSFIPANTLYDPNLKPQNTRSYEVGIDIRFLDNLFGIDYTYSRQNVTDQIFDIPRAGSTGIYYMAMNGGKIHTNAHEVILNINPIRTTDIDWNIGINFSKIDNYVDKLADGVNSIFLGGFETPQVRAGIGDKFPVIWGTSFDRDEQGRILVDEDPTSWSYGMPMAGSNEVIGKVSPDFILGANTTFRYKRISAGATLEWKHGGQMYSGTNGLGYTYGTAKVTEDRSTPFIYKGYKEDGTLNDIQRGGEGDPDAYEDLYSNVLGNIDEAFIFDASFVKLREVVIGYEIPRIGIFDMKVSLFARNLLLWTKLPAIDPESSQGNTNMGGAFERFSMPQTSSFGISLNVVF